Part of the Cohnella candidum genome, AAGTTCGTTCAACCGCTCCTTCCACTCCTCCAGCGTCACGCTGATACAGGACAGCTCCACGCGGCGGGCTTCCAGCACCGACAGCTCAAACAGGTCGTGGATCAGACCGTTTAACCCCTCCACTTTCCCCAGCATCAGCCGGATCGTCGAATCCCTCTGGGCGTCGTCGCTGATAACGCCGTCCCTTAAAGCTTCCAAATACCCTTGCAGCAGCGTAATGGGCGTCCGCAGGTCGTGCGAGATGTTGCTGACGAGCTGGCGCCGGGATTGCTCCATCCGCTCCAGGCCCGTTTTCGTTTCTTCGAGCGTTTCATACGATTTACTCAGCTCTTCCGTCCGCTCCGCGATTCTCTCTTCCAGACGGTCGTTCCATTCCTTCAGCTCGGCCGACATCTGCTCCGCGCGTTCGAAAGTCCGGGAGGACCGCATCGCGATAATGAACGAGTTCATGATGATCAGGAACAACAGCCCGAACGGCACGAGGTCGACGGACCGCCACCAGCCGTTGTAGAACAGCATGTCGTTGACGATCGCCGCCACCATGCCGGCCACGCCCACGAGCGCCAGCTTGGCCCCTTCGCGTTTCCGGTATCCGCTCAGCACCAAGCCCGCGAGGATGATGATGCAGTTCGTCAGCAAATAAACTTGGTAGACCGCGAGCCATGACGTGAACACGATCGTCTGCAGCAGTGCAGCGCTAACCGCCAACACGGCCGCGAACGCGCCGGACACCGCGACCCACCTGCCGCGCAGTTCGTCCGGGTACATTTTATGGTAGTATGCCAGTCCCGCCCAGCCGCTCAGCACGAAGGCGGCATACTCGAGCCGGACCGACGTTTGCCAATCGAGGATATCGAACCAGCGGACGAGGAACCCTTCCCCGATGACCCCCATCCGGAGTGCCACAAGCAGGCAAAGCATCGCGAAAAACAAGTTCGCCGATTCCGACCTCCTCAGCGCGAACAAACCGATATGGTAAAGTCCGATCATCAGCAGGCAGCCGAACACGATGAATTCCTGCGCGGCGTTGCGGGACTGCAGGCGGTCGATCTGCTCCGCGCTCCCCATGATGAGGTCCGTGCGGATGCCTCCGAGCCGATGATGATAGTTGGCGACGACGAGGCGGATGTCCGTCGTTGGACCCGGATCCGTGACATAAGCGGTGCCCGGCAATTGGTAAGGAGTCGTGTGAGTCGAATCGGGGCCGACATGTCCTCGGGATAGGACGAGCTTTCCGTTGATATACATTTGATAGGCGGTGGAAATGTTCGGTACGCGGATGGCAAGCAAGTCGGGCGAATCCGGATGCAGGATTTTCAAATGATACTCCCCGTAACCGACATCGGGAATCCGGCTTCCGTCGCCGGCGCGCCTATCTCTCCACATGCCGGGCACTTCCAGAGAGGTTTTCGCATTCTTCCCTCCGCCGCCGTTCGAGCCCAGCCACTCGAAATCCCACGTTCCGGCGAGGGAAACCGCACCATCGCGGCTCCAATCCCAGGTTGAGAGGTCTAAGACGCCGTCCTCGGCCTTCGGCGCCTGCCGATCGACGCGAACGGAGCAGCTGTCCACCAGCAGGAGAATCAACACGACGGCCAGCAGCAGTCCTCCCCATTTCGCTTTCCATCCCGACTGCAGCCTCATGGCCGTGACTCCCTCCCGCTCCGTGCCGCTTCCGCGCGTTTTTTGTTTTCGAACGTCATTGTAACGGCGCATTGATTCGACGTCAACGCTTTCGTTATAATGGGATGAAGCTTGAGAGCATGAGCTTAAAGCCATCGTTTGGGGGAAACCGACGTGAATGGGCCGACAGCCGATATTCTGGTTGTGGACGATGAAACGGAAATTACCGAATTGATCAAACTTTACTTGGAGAGAGATGGTTATGCGGTACATACGGCGGATAACGGGCGCGACGCCATCCGGATGGCCGAAGACCTGTCGCCCGATTTGATCATCCTCGACGTGCTGCTCGGTAAACCGGACGGCATCGAAGTGTGCCGGTCATTGCGCGCAGGTACATGCGCCGACGTCCCGATCCTGTTCGTGAGCGCCAAAGGCGAAGACAACGACATTATCACCGGACTCTCCGAGGGCGGAGACGATTACATCACCAAGCCGTTCAGTCCCAGCCAGCTCGTCGCCCGCGTCCGGGCGCATATCCGCCGGCGCAGGATGAACGGGAAAAACCAGGACGAACAACTGCCGACGCTTGCGTTCCCCGGCTTGGAAATCGACTTTCGAAGCTTGGAAGTCCGGCGCAACGGCGAGCGGATCCCTTTATCCGTCAAGGAATTCGAATTGCTGGCCGTCATGGCCAAACAGCCGAACCGCGTCTTCCCGCTCGACGAGCTGTACCGCCGCGTCTGGCAATCCGACAGCATGGGGGACACGCGGACCTTGATGGTGCACGTCAGCAACCTGCGCAAGAAGGTCGAAGACGATCCTTCCCGTCCTCTATGGATTCAAACCGTGCGCGGATTCGGCTACCGGTTCTGTCCGGACGGCGGAATCGGCTCGGAGCAAGAAATAAAGCAACCTATATAAATGTAAAAAGGATGAAACCTCTTTGATCCAGATGGCAAAAGATTGGCAGGACTACGAATTGATCGACACCGGCGGCGGCGAGAAGCTGGAGCGCTGGGGCGACATCGTCCTGCGCCGTCCCGACCCGCAAATCATTTGGCCGCTTCAAGCCGAGACCGGCATGTGGCGGCAAGCGGACGGACATTATCACCGCAGCTCGTCGGGCGGCGGAAACTGGACGTTTAAACGCACGCTTCCGGAACGCTGGCAGATCTCCTACGGACCGCTGAAGTTCCACATCAAACCGACCAACTTCAAGCACACCGGTCTCTTCCCGGAGCAGGCGTTCAATTGGAGCTGGATGATGGACAAAATCCGCGGAGCCGGCCGGCCGATCCGCGTGCTCAACCTGTTTGCGTACACCGGAGGCGCTACGCTCGCTTCCGCGGCGGCCGGCGCCGAAGTTTGCCACGTGGACGCCGCCAAGGGCATGGTCCAATGGGCCAAAGAGAATGCCCAATTGTCCGGCCTGGGGGAGGCCCCGATCCGCTACATCACGGACGACGTATTCAAGTTCGTCGAACGGGAGCAGCGGCGCGGCCGCCAGTACGAAGCGATCATCATGGACCCTCCATCCTACGGCCGCGGACCTGGCGGAGAAGTCTGGAAGCTGGAAGAAAGCCTGTATCCGTTCCTGGAATCCTGTACTTCCATCTTGTCGGATCGTCCTCTGTTCGTTCTCGTGAATTCCTACACGACGGGCATTTCGCCTACGGTCCTGAACAACCTGCTGCATATGGCTTTTCGGCGTAAGCACGGCGGAAGCTTGAATTGCGGGGAAATCGGGCTTCCCATCACGAACAGCGGCATGGTTCTCCCTTGCGGGATCTTCGGCCGTTGGGAGAGCAATGCTTAAAAACGGACGCCGAACGTTGCGCCGAACTCCGGCGCTCCTTACGCTCGTTTGCGTCCTCCTGCTGACGGCGTGCCTGAACGTTTCGCTTCCCGGGGCGTTCACGTCCGCTTCCCCGCCGGACCGCGCAGCACGCCAAGCTTCGCTCGCTTCCGATCCGCCGACGCAGGAAGCGACCCTGATGGCCGTCGGCGATATCATGGTCCACTCTCCGCAGCTTCCCGGCTACTTGGACGCCGCAACCAAGCGGTACGATTTCTCAGGTTGGTTCGAACGGGTCTCTCCTTTATTCCAAGAGGGCGATTGGGTCATCGGGAACCTCGAGACGCCGCTGGCCGGGGCCGATCTGAAATTTACCGGTTATCCGAAATTCAACGCGCCGGAGCAGTTAGCGGTTGACCTGCGCGAAGCCGGCTTCGATCTCGTGTCTACGGCGAACAACCACGCGATGGACCGGGGCTTTGCCGGCGTGCAGCGCACGCTGCGCAACGTCCGCAAAGCCGGATTGATCCCGGTCGGCACCGCAGAGTCGCCGAAGGACGCCGAACGGACGGCGATCGTTGACCGCGGAGGCATCCGGATGGGCTTCCTGGCTTACACATACGGCACGAACGGTATTCCGATCTCCAAGGATAAAGCCTACTCCGTCAATCTCATCGATCCGAAACGAATGGCCGGCGATATCGCGAAGTTAAGAAAAGCCGGCGCGGACGTCGTCACGGTATCGCTTCATTTCGGAACGGAATACGAGCGGCTGCCGAACGACCAGCAGCGCAAAATCGTCCGCTCCGCCATCGGATCCGGGGCGGACATCATTCTGGGTTCCCACCCCCATGTCGTGCAGCCTTACGACGTCGTGAGCGTTCCCGCATCGGAAAGCGGCTTGAAACAAAACCGGAAAGGCGTCGTCATCTACTCGCTCGGCAACTTCGTCTCCAACCAATCCGGAGATTGGAAAGACGTCGGCCTCATCTTCTCCGTGCATGTCGTTAAAAAACGACAGCCCGACGGATCCTCATTGACCACCTGGGATCGGATCGGCCTAACGCCGACCGCTGTGCATATCGAGAATTCCGGCAGCAAGCGCCATTATACCGTACTTCCTATTCGACAGACGCTCGATGAACGTAAGGACGCCAGCCTAACGGAAGCCGACTATGCGGACTTGAAAGCGAAACTGGCCGGCATCGAGCAGCATCTGCACACTTACGAGCAATGAAAAAACGATTATCCCTCCGAAACGGCGGAGGATGAAGACAGGCATTCATGTCTTCGTCCTCCGCCGTTTTTTACATGAAATGGAACCGCTCATCAGCTAGCACGTATGACGGGTTATCACGTTTCGCTGAGGGGTGCCGCCAATGTCCTTTTCCAAATCCAAAATCAAGACCTCACAAGGATCGTTACAAATTCACGTCTCGGGAACCGGCGACCCGCCGATCATCCTGATCAACGGCGGATCCGGACCTATCGAAGGCTGGATGCGAGTCCTGCCCGCTCTTTCCGCCGCGTCATCGGTATTCGCGTATAACCGGTTCGGCGTCGCGGGCAGCGACAAACCCGCATCCCCCCAAGACGGCGTTGCAATTGTCGAAGCATTGCGGGAAGCCTTATCGATGACCGGCTTCAAACCTCCGTACTTGCTGGTCGGCCATTCTTTGGGTGGCCTATACGCGCAATTATTCGCCCGCCTTCATCCCGCCGAAGCGGCTGGAGTCGTCTTCCTCGAAGCCAGCCATCCGCGGGACCTTGCGCTTCAAGACTATCAAGGCAAGGGCGTAAAGGCCGTCAACAGACTGCTCTCCCTGTTCGATTCGTTGTCTCCGCACAAGAAATTCGGCGAGGTTCATTTCGTGGAAAGAACGGCGGAACAAATCCGGGAGAGCGGCGACTTTCCCGACATACCCGTATGGGTAGTGACCGGCGGGAAAGAAAACCGATTCATGCCGCCCGAAGCCCGAAGGCACCGAATGCAGAATCAGTTGGAGCTAGTCGTGCTGTCCCGTTTCGGCGAGCACGTCATCGCTTCGAAAAGCGGGCACTTCCCCCAATTAACGGAGCCTTCCGTCGTCATGGAAGCGATTCTTGCGTGCTTGGAACGGATCCGAGTAACCTCTGCAAAATAAGATGAAAGCCCCGGGCGTTTACCCGGGGCTTTCATCTATATGGATGAGACGCAAGGCATTAGGCGCCTTTTTCTTTGCCGGCTTCCTGGCTTTTCTCGCCGGCTTTCTCCGCCGAGGGCGTTCCCGATTCCCTCGTACCTGCGACTTTCCCGATCAAATAGACGAGAAGCTGCCGGTTATGAGCGGATATCCGTTCCAGCGAACGTCCCGCGACGCCCGCTCTTACGCGCAAGCCGCG contains:
- a CDS encoding sensor histidine kinase, whose product is MRLQSGWKAKWGGLLLAVVLILLLVDSCSVRVDRQAPKAEDGVLDLSTWDWSRDGAVSLAGTWDFEWLGSNGGGGKNAKTSLEVPGMWRDRRAGDGSRIPDVGYGEYHLKILHPDSPDLLAIRVPNISTAYQMYINGKLVLSRGHVGPDSTHTTPYQLPGTAYVTDPGPTTDIRLVVANYHHRLGGIRTDLIMGSAEQIDRLQSRNAAQEFIVFGCLLMIGLYHIGLFALRRSESANLFFAMLCLLVALRMGVIGEGFLVRWFDILDWQTSVRLEYAAFVLSGWAGLAYYHKMYPDELRGRWVAVSGAFAAVLAVSAALLQTIVFTSWLAVYQVYLLTNCIIILAGLVLSGYRKREGAKLALVGVAGMVAAIVNDMLFYNGWWRSVDLVPFGLLFLIIMNSFIIAMRSSRTFERAEQMSAELKEWNDRLEERIAERTEELSKSYETLEETKTGLERMEQSRRQLVSNISHDLRTPITLLQGYLEALRDGVISDDAQRDSTIRLMLGKVEGLNGLIHDLFELSVLEARRVELSCISVTLEEWKERLNELYELDMKEKGMIFSCALDAEEDACAKVLIDAQRMDRVFANLLFNAVRYTPQGGLIRIVLRRLPDLGMAEISVEDSGSGIDPDDLPFIFDRFYKKDKSRHSSSGGSGLGLAISREIVELHGGTIGAFNRPEGGGAFRIRLPMWESRGAKIPS
- a CDS encoding response regulator transcription factor, with translation MNGPTADILVVDDETEITELIKLYLERDGYAVHTADNGRDAIRMAEDLSPDLIILDVLLGKPDGIEVCRSLRAGTCADVPILFVSAKGEDNDIITGLSEGGDDYITKPFSPSQLVARVRAHIRRRRMNGKNQDEQLPTLAFPGLEIDFRSLEVRRNGERIPLSVKEFELLAVMAKQPNRVFPLDELYRRVWQSDSMGDTRTLMVHVSNLRKKVEDDPSRPLWIQTVRGFGYRFCPDGGIGSEQEIKQPI
- a CDS encoding class I SAM-dependent methyltransferase, whose translation is MAKDWQDYELIDTGGGEKLERWGDIVLRRPDPQIIWPLQAETGMWRQADGHYHRSSSGGGNWTFKRTLPERWQISYGPLKFHIKPTNFKHTGLFPEQAFNWSWMMDKIRGAGRPIRVLNLFAYTGGATLASAAAGAEVCHVDAAKGMVQWAKENAQLSGLGEAPIRYITDDVFKFVEREQRRGRQYEAIIMDPPSYGRGPGGEVWKLEESLYPFLESCTSILSDRPLFVLVNSYTTGISPTVLNNLLHMAFRRKHGGSLNCGEIGLPITNSGMVLPCGIFGRWESNA
- a CDS encoding CapA family protein, giving the protein MRRTPALLTLVCVLLLTACLNVSLPGAFTSASPPDRAARQASLASDPPTQEATLMAVGDIMVHSPQLPGYLDAATKRYDFSGWFERVSPLFQEGDWVIGNLETPLAGADLKFTGYPKFNAPEQLAVDLREAGFDLVSTANNHAMDRGFAGVQRTLRNVRKAGLIPVGTAESPKDAERTAIVDRGGIRMGFLAYTYGTNGIPISKDKAYSVNLIDPKRMAGDIAKLRKAGADVVTVSLHFGTEYERLPNDQQRKIVRSAIGSGADIILGSHPHVVQPYDVVSVPASESGLKQNRKGVVIYSLGNFVSNQSGDWKDVGLIFSVHVVKKRQPDGSSLTTWDRIGLTPTAVHIENSGSKRHYTVLPIRQTLDERKDASLTEADYADLKAKLAGIEQHLHTYEQ
- a CDS encoding alpha/beta fold hydrolase yields the protein MSFSKSKIKTSQGSLQIHVSGTGDPPIILINGGSGPIEGWMRVLPALSAASSVFAYNRFGVAGSDKPASPQDGVAIVEALREALSMTGFKPPYLLVGHSLGGLYAQLFARLHPAEAAGVVFLEASHPRDLALQDYQGKGVKAVNRLLSLFDSLSPHKKFGEVHFVERTAEQIRESGDFPDIPVWVVTGGKENRFMPPEARRHRMQNQLELVVLSRFGEHVIASKSGHFPQLTEPSVVMEAILACLERIRVTSAK